A region from the Mycobacterium heidelbergense genome encodes:
- a CDS encoding redoxin NrdH has protein sequence MSITVYTKPACVQCSATFKALDRQGLPYEKVDISLDPESRDYVMALGYLQAPVVVAGNDHWSGFRPDRIKALAGAVLSA, from the coding sequence ATGAGCATCACCGTGTACACCAAGCCGGCGTGTGTGCAGTGCAGCGCCACCTTCAAGGCCTTGGACAGGCAGGGCCTTCCCTACGAGAAGGTCGATATCAGCTTGGACCCCGAGTCGCGGGACTACGTGATGGCGCTGGGCTACCTGCAGGCCCCCGTGGTGGTGGCGGGAAACGACCACTGGTCGGGCTTCCGGCCCGACCGCATCAAGGCGCTCGCCGGGGCCGTGTTGAGCGCTTGA
- the nrdE gene encoding class 1b ribonucleoside-diphosphate reductase subunit alpha produces MPPTVAAEPVTAGTHAHPFGGQADVDYHALNAMLNLYDADGKIQFDKDVLAARQYFLQHVNQNTVFFHNQDEKLDYLIRENYYEREVLDQYSRNFVKALLDRAYAKKFRFPTFLGAFKYYTSYTLKTFDGKRYLERFEDRVVMVALTLAAGDTGLAEKLVDEIIDGRFQPATPTFLNSGKAQRGEPVSCFLLRVEDNMESIGRSINSALQLSKRGGGVALLLSNIREHGAPIKNIENQSSGVIPIMKLLEDSFSYANQLGARQGAGAVYLHAHHPDIYRFLDTKRENADEKIRIKTLSLGVVIPDITFELAKKNEDMYLFSPYDVERVYGVAFADISVTEKYYEMVDDARIRKTKIKAREFFQTLAELQFESGYPYIMFEDTVNRANPIEGKITHSNLCSEILQVSTPSEFNEDLSYAKVGKDISCNLGSLNIAKTMDSPDFAQTIEVAIRALTAVSDQTHITSVPSIEQGNNDSHAIGLGQMNLHGYLAREGIFYGSEEGVDFTNIYFYAVLYHALRASNRIAIERGRAFGGFERSKYKSGEFFDKYTEQVWEPTTDKVRQLFADAEIRIPTQDDWKRLKESVQTHGIYNQNLQAVPPTGSISYINHSTSSIHPVASKVEIRKEGKIGRVYYPAPYMTNDNLEYYQDAYEIGYEKIIDTYAAATQHVDQGLSLTLFFKDTATTRDVNKAQIYAWRKGIKTLYYIRLRQMALEGTEVEGCVSCML; encoded by the coding sequence GTGCCACCAACCGTCGCTGCAGAGCCTGTAACCGCCGGCACCCACGCCCACCCTTTTGGGGGCCAGGCGGACGTCGATTACCACGCCCTGAACGCGATGCTGAATCTGTACGACGCCGACGGCAAGATCCAGTTCGACAAGGACGTGCTGGCGGCGCGCCAGTACTTCCTGCAGCACGTCAACCAGAACACGGTCTTCTTCCACAATCAGGACGAGAAGCTCGACTACCTGATCCGCGAAAACTATTACGAGCGTGAGGTTCTCGACCAGTACTCGCGCAACTTCGTCAAGGCCCTGTTGGACCGGGCCTACGCGAAGAAGTTCCGGTTCCCGACGTTTCTCGGCGCGTTCAAGTACTACACGTCCTACACGCTGAAGACCTTCGACGGCAAGCGCTATCTGGAGCGTTTCGAGGACCGCGTGGTCATGGTCGCGCTGACGCTGGCGGCCGGCGACACCGGGCTGGCCGAGAAGCTCGTCGACGAGATCATCGACGGGCGGTTCCAGCCGGCCACGCCGACGTTCTTGAACTCCGGCAAGGCGCAGCGCGGCGAGCCAGTAAGCTGCTTCCTTTTGCGCGTCGAGGATAATATGGAGTCGATCGGGCGGTCGATCAACTCCGCGCTGCAGCTGTCCAAGCGCGGCGGGGGAGTTGCGTTGCTGCTGAGCAACATTCGCGAGCACGGTGCCCCGATCAAGAACATCGAGAACCAGTCGTCGGGCGTCATCCCGATCATGAAGCTGCTGGAGGATTCGTTCTCCTACGCCAACCAGCTGGGGGCGCGCCAGGGCGCCGGCGCGGTGTACCTGCACGCCCATCATCCCGACATCTACCGCTTCCTGGACACCAAGCGCGAGAACGCCGACGAGAAGATTCGGATCAAGACGCTCTCGCTCGGCGTGGTGATTCCCGACATCACCTTCGAGCTGGCCAAGAAGAACGAGGACATGTACCTGTTCTCGCCCTACGACGTCGAACGCGTCTACGGCGTGGCGTTCGCCGACATCTCGGTCACCGAGAAGTACTACGAAATGGTCGACGACGCGCGCATCCGCAAGACCAAGATCAAGGCGCGGGAGTTCTTCCAGACGCTGGCCGAGCTGCAGTTCGAGTCCGGCTACCCGTACATCATGTTCGAGGACACGGTGAACCGGGCGAACCCGATCGAGGGCAAGATCACGCACTCGAACCTGTGCTCGGAGATCCTGCAGGTGTCCACGCCGTCGGAGTTCAACGAAGACCTGTCGTATGCCAAAGTGGGCAAGGACATTTCGTGCAACCTGGGGTCGCTGAACATCGCCAAGACGATGGACTCGCCGGACTTCGCGCAGACGATCGAGGTGGCCATCCGCGCGCTGACCGCGGTCAGCGACCAGACCCACATCACCTCGGTGCCCTCGATCGAGCAGGGCAACAACGACTCCCACGCGATCGGGCTCGGCCAGATGAACCTGCACGGCTACCTGGCACGCGAGGGCATCTTCTACGGTTCGGAGGAAGGCGTCGACTTCACCAACATCTACTTCTACGCGGTGCTGTACCACGCGCTGCGGGCGTCGAATCGCATTGCGATCGAACGGGGCAGGGCGTTCGGCGGTTTCGAGCGGTCGAAGTACAAGTCGGGGGAGTTCTTCGACAAGTACACCGAACAGGTGTGGGAGCCCACGACCGACAAGGTTCGTCAGCTGTTCGCGGATGCCGAGATTCGCATTCCGACGCAGGACGACTGGAAGCGGCTGAAGGAGTCGGTGCAGACCCACGGCATCTACAACCAGAACCTGCAGGCCGTCCCGCCGACGGGGTCGATCTCCTACATCAACCACTCGACGAGCTCGATCCACCCGGTGGCGTCGAAGGTCGAGATCCGCAAGGAAGGCAAGATCGGCCGGGTTTATTACCCGGCGCCGTACATGACCAACGACAACCTGGAGTACTACCAGGACGCGTACGAGATCGGCTACGAGAAGATCATCGACACCTATGCCGCCGCCACCCAGCACG
- the nrdI gene encoding class Ib ribonucleoside-diphosphate reductase assembly flavoprotein NrdI codes for MSGDPLRPVAPRLRSPLVYFSSVSENTHRFVQKLGVPATRIPLHGRIEVDEPYVLVLPTYGGGRATPNINDGGYVPKQVIAFLNDEHNRSLIRGVIAAGNNNFGAEFAYAGNVVSRKCGVPYLYRFELMGTPDDVEAVRAGLEEFWKEQTCHQPSLQSL; via the coding sequence ATGAGTGGCGACCCGCTACGCCCGGTCGCGCCGCGCTTGCGATCGCCACTGGTCTATTTCTCTTCCGTGTCGGAGAACACCCACCGCTTCGTGCAGAAGCTGGGTGTTCCCGCCACGCGGATACCGCTGCATGGGCGCATCGAGGTCGACGAGCCGTACGTGCTGGTGCTGCCCACGTATGGCGGGGGTAGGGCGACCCCGAACATCAACGACGGCGGCTATGTGCCCAAGCAGGTCATCGCCTTTTTGAACGACGAGCACAACCGGTCGTTGATCCGCGGCGTCATCGCCGCGGGCAACAACAACTTTGGTGCGGAATTCGCCTATGCGGGCAACGTGGTTTCCCGCAAGTGCGGCGTCCCCTACCTTTACCGCTTCGAACTGATGGGAACCCCGGACGACGTGGAAGCCGTCCGCGCGGGCTTGGAAGAATTCTGGAAGGAACAGACGTGCCACCAACCGTCGCTGCAGAGCCTGTAA
- a CDS encoding NAD(P)H-dependent oxidoreductase: MAENIKVLALVGSLRAASINRQIAELATAVAPDGVTVTVFEGLGELPFYNEEIDDAMNTDTPPLAPVAALRAAAADADAALVVTPEYNGSIPAVIKNAIDWLSRPFGDGALRGKPLAVIGGSFGQYGGVWAHDETRKSFGIAGAAVVEAVKLSVPFKTLEGRAPAEDAELSANVRDVVGKLAAEVS; the protein is encoded by the coding sequence GTGGCAGAGAACATCAAAGTCCTGGCGTTGGTGGGCAGCCTGCGGGCGGCGTCGATCAACCGGCAGATCGCCGAGCTGGCGACGGCGGTCGCCCCGGACGGCGTCACCGTCACCGTGTTCGAAGGGTTGGGGGAGCTGCCCTTCTACAACGAGGAGATCGACGACGCGATGAACACCGACACCCCGCCGCTGGCTCCGGTGGCCGCGCTGCGCGCCGCGGCGGCCGACGCGGACGCGGCGCTGGTGGTCACCCCGGAGTACAACGGCAGCATCCCGGCGGTCATCAAGAACGCGATCGACTGGCTCTCTCGTCCGTTCGGCGACGGCGCGCTGAGGGGCAAGCCGCTGGCGGTGATCGGGGGGTCCTTCGGCCAGTACGGCGGGGTGTGGGCGCACGACGAGACCCGCAAGTCATTCGGGATCGCCGGCGCCGCGGTGGTCGAGGCGGTCAAACTGTCCGTGCCGTTCAAGACCCTGGAGGGCAGGGCCCCCGCGGAGGACGCCGAGCTTTCGGCGAATGTGCGTGACGTCGTCGGCAAGCTCGCCGCCGAGGTCAGCTGA